The sequence GACGAGCGCCTCCGCACGGTGTTCGGCGACGAGTTCGGCCTCGTGGTCGAGACGGCGCCGGGCGCCGGCACCCGGGTGTGCCTGCGGGTGCCGAAGTACCGGGCCGGGGTGCGGGCGTCGTGACCGGCGGGGACGGGCTCCGGGTGCTGGTCGTCGACGACGAGCCGCCGGCCGTCGACGAGCTGGCCTTCCTGCTGCGCCAGGAGCCCGACGTCGCCGTCGTGGCCACCGCCACCGACACCACCGACGCCCTCCGCCTGCTGCACGACCACGACGTGGACGCCGTCTTCCTCGACATCCGCATGCCCGGCCTGGACGGCCTCGGGCTGGCCCGCGTGCTCGGGCGCTTCGCCCACCCGCCGGCCGTCGTGTTCGTCACCGCCTTCGACGAGCACGCCGTCGAGGCCTTCGAGCTGCGGGCCAGCGACTACCTGCTCAAGCCCGTCCGCCCGGAGCGCCTCCGGGAGGCCCTCGACCGGGTCGCCGCCCGCAGGGCCACCCCGGCCGCCCCGGCGCCCGCCGCCGCCGAAGGCGACGACCTCGACCTGATCCCCGTCGAGACCGCCGGCCGCACCCGCTTCGTCGAGCGCGACGCCGTCCGCTACGTCGAGGCCGCCGGCGACTACGCCCGCCTCCACACCCCCGACGGCTCCTACCTCGTCCGCACCCCGATCTCGACCCTGGAGGCC is a genomic window of Acidimicrobiales bacterium containing:
- a CDS encoding LytTR family DNA-binding domain-containing protein, with the protein product MTGGDGLRVLVVDDEPPAVDELAFLLRQEPDVAVVATATDTTDALRLLHDHDVDAVFLDIRMPGLDGLGLARVLGRFAHPPAVVFVTAFDEHAVEAFELRASDYLLKPVRPERLREALDRVAARRATPAAPAPAAAEGDDLDLIPVETAGRTRFVERDAVRYVEAAGDYARLHTPDGSYLVRTPISTLEARWEGAGFLRIHRGYLVSVRHISEVRAETGKGYVVVVDGKELPVSRRHTRGLKERLMRGRQGR